The following proteins come from a genomic window of Tenebrio molitor chromosome 9, icTenMoli1.1, whole genome shotgun sequence:
- the Mhc gene encoding myosin heavy chain, muscle isoform X39 yields MPKPVVQEGDDPDPTPYLFVSLEQKRIDQTKPYDAKKSCWVPDEKEGFVLGEIKGTKGDLVTVGLPGGEEKSFKKDNVHQVNPPKYEKVEDMADLTYLNEGAVLHNLRQRYYSKLIYTYSGLFCVAINPYKRFPVYTNRCAKLYRGKRRNEVPPHIFAISDGAYVNMLTNHENQSMLITGESGAGKTENTKKVIAYFATVGASSKKTEEQSKKGNLEDQVVQTNPVLEAFGNAKTVRNDNSSRFGKFIRIHFGPTGKLAGADIETYLLEKARVISQQSLERSYHIFYQIMSGAVPGLKDQCLLSNDIYEYNFVSQGKVTIPNVDDAEELELTDQAFDVLGFTQEEKDNIYRITASVMHMGCMKFKQRGREEQAECDGTEEGERVAKLLGVEAPALYNALCKPRIKVGAEFVTQGRNVNQVSYSVGAMSKAMFDRVFKYLVKKCNETLDTKQKRQHFIGVLDIAGFEIFDYNGFEQLCINFTNEKLQQFFNHHMFVLEQEEYKKEGIQWTFIDFGMDLLACIDLIEKPMGILSILEEESMFPKATDKTFEEKLNTNHLGKSPNFLKPKPPKPGQQAAHFAIGHYAGNVPYNITGWLEKNKDPLNDTVVDLFKKGTNKLLVDIFADHPGQSGAPDAGGGKGRGKKGGGFATVSSAYKEQLNNLMATLRSTQPHFVRCIIPNELKQPGVIDSHLVMHQLTCNGVLEGIRICRKGFPNRMVYPDFKLRYKILNPVAVTKEPDPQKCAGFILEATGLDSDLYRLGHTKVFFRAGVLGQMEELRDERLGKIVTWMQSWVRGYLSRKEFKKLQEQRLALQVCQRNLRKYLKLRTWPWYKLWQKVKPLLNVTRIEDEIAKLEEKAAKAQEAYEREAKAKKELEGLYSKLLAEKTDLLSSLEGEKGSLSEVQERANKLQAQKSDLESQLSETQDRLSQEEDARNQLTQQKKKLEQEISGYKKDIEDIELNLQKSEQDKATKDHQIRNLNDEIAHQDELINKLNKEKKLSGESSQKIAEELQAAEDKVNHLNKVKAKLEQTLDELEDSLEREKKLRGDVEKSKRKVEGDLKLTQEAVADLERNKKELEQTIQRKDKEISSLTAKLEDEQSVVGKLQKQIKELQARIEELEEEVEAERQARAKAEKQRADLARELEELGERLEEAGGATSAQIELNKKREAELAKLRRDLEESNIQHEGTLANLRKKHNDAVSEMGEQIDQLNKLKAKAERDRASIYTELQQTRSAVEQIGREKAAVEKVSKQLQQQLNDVQGKLDETNRTLNDFDAAKKKLSIENSDLLRQLEEAESQVSQLSKIKVSLTTQLEDTKRLADEEGRERATLLGKFRNLEHDLDNIREQVEEEAEAKADIQRQLSKSNAEAQLWRQKYESEGIARSEELEEAKRKLQARLAEAEETIESLNQKVVALEKTKQRLTTEVEDLQIEVDRANAIASAAEKKQKAFDKIIGEWKLKVDDLAAELDASQKECRNYSTELFRLKGAYEEGQEQLEAVRRENKNLADEVKDLLDQIGEGGRNIHEIEKARKRLEAEKDELQAALEEAEAALEQEENKVLRSQLELSQVRQEIDRRIQEKEEEFENTRKNHQRALDSMQASLEAEAKGKAEALRMKKKLEADINELEIALDHANKANAEAQKTIKRYQQQLKDTQTALEEEQRARDEAREQLGISERRANALQNELEESRTLLEQADRARRQAEQELGDAHEQLNDLSAQNSSLSAAKRKLETELQTLHSDLDELLNEAKNSEEKAKKAMVDAARLADELRAEQDHAQTQEKLRKALETQIKDLQVRLDEAEANALKGGKKLIQKLEQRVRELENELDSEQRRHADAQKNLRKSERRIKELSFQAEEDRKNHERMQDLVDKLQQKIKTYKRQIEEAEEIAALNLAKFRKAQQELEEAEERADLAEQAIAKFRAKGRGGSAARGGSPAPPRQRPQLDGLTFPPRFDLAPENEF; encoded by the exons ATGCCTAAACCAGTGGTCCAAGAGGGGGACGATCCAGATCCGACCCCGTACTTGTTCGTTTCTCTTGAACAGAAACGTATCGACCAGACCAAGCCCTACGATGCCAAGAAATCATGCTGGGTCCCGGACGAAAAGGAGGGTTTCGTACTTGGTGAGATCAAGGGGACGAAGGGCGATCTCGTCACCGTCGGACTCCCCGGCGGAGAG GAGAAGTCATTCAAAAAAGACAATGTCCACCAAGTCAACCCTCCGAAATACGAGAAAGTCGAAGATATGGCCGATTTAACTTACCTCAACGAAGGTGCCGTGTTGCACAACCTGAGGCAGAGATACTACTCGAAACTGATCTAC ACTTACTCTGGTCTTTTCTGCGTCGCTATCAACCCCTACAAGCGCTTCCCCGTCTACACCAACCGCTGCGCCAAGTTGTACCGTGGCAAGAGGCGTAATGAAGTCCCACCCCATATCTTCGCCATTTCTGACGGTGCCTACGTTAACATGTTGACCA ACCACGAGAATCAATCTATGTTGATTAC TGGTGAGTCTGGTGCCGGAAAAACTGAGAACACGAAGAAGGTAATTGCCTACTTCGCCACTGTCGGCGCTTCATCTAAGAAAACTGAAGAACAATCCAAGAAGGGTAACTTGGAAGATCAGGTCGTACAAACTAACCCTGTACTTGAAGCCTTCGGTAACGCCAAGACCGTGCGTAATGACAACTCTTCACGTTTC GGTAAATTCATCCGTATCCACTTCGGTCCAACTGGTAAACTGGCCGGTGCTGATATTGAGACTT ATCTACTCGAGAAAGCTCGTGTCATCTCCCAACAGTCCCTGGAGAGATCCTACCACATCTTCTACCAGATCATGTCTGGTGCCGTCCCTGGACTTAAGG ATCAATGCTTGCTTTCTAACGACATTTACGAATACAACTTCGTATCCCAGGGTAAAGTTACAATTCCAAACGTCGACGATGCAGAGGAATTAGAATTAACCGat CAAGCCTTCGACGTTCTGGGTTTCACCCAAGAGGAGAAGGACAACATCTACAGAATCACTGCCTCTGTAATGCACATGGGTTGCATGAAGTTCAAACAAAGAGGTCGTGAAGAGCAGGCTGAATGTGACGGTACCGAG GAAGGTGAACGCGTCGCCAAACTGTTGGGTGTTGAAGCCCCCGCTTTGTACAACGCTCTTTGCAAGCCCAGGATCAAGGTCGGTGCCGAGTTCGTCACCCAGGGTCGTAATGTCAACCAGGTCTCCTATTCCGTGGGTGCCATGTCGAAGGCCATGTTCGACAGGGTTTTCAAATATCTCGTCAAGAAGTGTAACGAGACCCTTGACACCAAACAGAAGAGACAGCACTTCATCGGTGTACTGGATATCGCCGGTTTCGAAATCTTCGAC TACAACGGTTTTGAACAACTGTGTATTAACTTTACCAATGAGAAACTTCAACAATTCTTTAACCATCACATGTTCGTACTCGAGCAAGAAGAGTACAAGAAAGAGGGTATCCAATGGACATTTATTGATTTTGGCATGGATTTGTTAGCCTGTATTGATTTGATTGAAAAG CCTATGGGTATCTTGTCCATCCTTGAAGAAGAGTCTATGTTCCCCAAGGCCACTGACAAGACTTTTGAGGAGAAATTGAACACCAACCACTTGGGCAAATCTCCCAACTTCTTGAAGCCCAAACCACCAAAGCCTGGCCAACAAGCTGCTCACTTCGCCATCGGCCATTACGCCGGCAAC GTACCCTACAATATCACCGGTTGGTTGGAGAAGAACAAGGACCCCTTGAACGACACCGTGGTCGACTTGTTCAAGAAGGGCACCAACAAACTCTTGGTGGACATCTTCGCGGATCATCCTGGTCAATCTGGTGCTCCCGATGCTGGTGGCGGCAAGG GTCGTGGTAAGAAGGGAGGTGGTTTTGCTACTGTATCTTCAGCCTACAAG GAACAATTGAACAACTTGATGGCCACCTTGCGCTCTACCCAGCCGCATTTCGTCCGTTGCATCATTCCCAATGAATTGAAACAGCCCGGAGTCATCGACTCTCATCTTGTCATGCACCAGCTGACTTGCAACGGTGTACTTGAAGGAATTCGTATTTGCAGAAAAGGTTTCCCCAACAGGATGGTTTACCCCGACTTCAAACTTCG TTACAAGATCTTGAACCCGGTAGCCGTTACCAAGGAACCCGATCCACAGAAATGTGCCGGTTTCATTTTGGAAGCCACAGGTCTCGATTCGGACCTTTACCGTTTAGGTCACACCAAG GTCTTCTTCCGCGCCGGTGTCCTGGGTCAAATGGAGGAGCTTCGCGACGAGCGTCTTGGCAAGATCGTCACCTGGATGCAATCTTGGGTACGCGGTTACCTCTCCAGGAAAGAGTTCAAGAAGTTGCAAGAACAGCGCTTGGCTCTCCAAGTGTGCCAGAGGAACTTGCGCAAGTACCTCAAGCTTCGCACCTGGCCCTGGTACAAGTTGTGGCAGAAAGTCAAGCCTCTCCTCAACGTCACCCGCATCGAGGATGAGATTGCG AAACTGGAGGAGAAAGCTGCCAAGGCCCAAGAAGCATACGAACGCGAGGCCAAAGCCAAGAAGGAATTGGAGGGACTCTACTCCAAACTCTTGGCAGAAAAGACTGATCTTCTCTCCTCTCTCGAAGGCGAAAAGGGATCCCTTTCCGAGGTCCAGGAGAGAGCCAACAAGCTCCAAGCCCAAAAGAGCGATCTTGAAAGTCAATTATCC GAAACTCAAGACCGTCTCAGCCAGGAGGAAGATGCACGCAACCAACTGACGCaacagaaaaagaaattggagCAAGAAATCTCCGGTTACAAGAAGGACATCGAAGATATTGAGCTCAACCTCCAGAAATCCGAGCAGGACAAAGCCACCAAGGACCACCAGATCAGAAACTTGAACGATGAGATCGCCCACCAAGATGAACTCATCAACAAGCTCAACAAGGAGAAGAAACTCTCCGGCGAGAGCAGCCAAAAGATCGCTGAGGAGCTCCAAGCCGCCGAAGACAAAGTCAATCACTTGAACAAAGTCAAGGCTAAGCTCGAGCAGACCCTCGACGAATTGGAGGACTCCCTCGAGCGCGAGAAGAAACTCCGCGGTGACGTGGAGAAGTCCAAGCGCAAGGTTGAAGGCGATCTCAAGCTGACCCAGGAAGCCGTGGCCGATCTCGAACGCAACAAGAAGGAACTCGAACAGACCATCCAACGCAAAGACAAGGAGATCTCATCTCTCACTGCCAAACTCGAAGACGAACAATCCGTTGTGGGCAAACTCCAGAAACAAATCAAGGAACTCCAGGCCAGGATCGAGGAACTCGAAGAGGAAGTCGAAGCCGAACGTCAAGCTCGCGCCAAGGCTGAGAAGCAACGCGCCGATTTGGCCAGGGAACTCGAGGAACTCGGCGAGCGTCTCGAGGAAGCCGGCGGTGCCACCTCCGCTCAAATCGAACTCAACAAGAAACGCGAAGCCGAACTTGCCAAACTCAGGAGGGACTTGGAAGAATCCAACATCCAACACGAAGGTACTCTCGCCAATCTCAGGAAGAAGCACAACGATGCCGTTTCCGAGATGGGTGAACAAATCGACCAACTCAACAAACTCAAGGCTAA GGCTGAAAGAGACCGCGCTAGCATTTACACTGAGCTTCAGCAAACTCGCAGTGCGGTGGAACAAATCGGTCGGGAAAAG GCTGCCGTCGAAAAAGTATCTAAGCAACTCCAACAACAACTCAATGACGTCCAAGGCAAACTCGATGAAACCAACCGCACTCTCAACGACTTCGATGCCGCCAAGAAGAAGCTCTCCATCGAAAACTCTGACCTCCTCCGCCAACTCGAAGAAGCCGAATCTCAAGTCTCTCAACTCAGCAAGATCAAGGTCTCCCTCACCACCCAATTGGAAGACACCAAGAGGCTCGCCGACGAAGAAGGTCGCGAACGCGCCACTCTCCTCGGCAAATTCCGCAACTTGGAACACGACTTGGACAACATCCGCGAACAAGTTGAAGAGGAAGCCGAAGCTAAGGCCGACATCCAACGCCAACTCAGCAAGTCCAACGCTGAAGCTCAACTCTGGCGCCAGAAATACGAATCCGAAGGTATCGCCCGCTCTGAAGAACTCGAAGAGGCCAAGAGGAAACTCCAGGCCCGTCTCGCTGAAGCCGAAGAGACCATCGAGTCCCTCAACCAGAAGGTTGTAGCTTTGGAGAAGACCAAGCAGCGATTGACCACCGAAGTCGAAGATTTGCAAATCGAAGTCGACAGGGCTAACGCCATTGCCAGCGCTGCCGAGAAGAAACAGAAGGCCTTCGACAAGATCATCGGAGAATGGAAGCTCAAGGTTGACGATTTGGCCGCCGAGCTCGACGCCAGCCAGAAGGAATGCCGCAACTACTCCACCGAATTGTTCAGGCTCAAGGGAGCTTACGAAGAGGGACAGGAACAACTCGAAGCTGTCCGCCGCGAGAACAAGAACTTGGCCGACGAAGTCAAGGATCTCCTCGACCAAATCGGCGAAGGTGGCCGCAACATCCACGAGATCGAGAAGGCCAGGAAACGCTTGGAAGCCGAGAAAGACGAACTCCAAGCCGCCTTGGAGGAAGCCGAAGCCGCCCTCGAACAAGAAGAGAACAAAGTGTTGCGCAGCCAACTCGAGTTGTCTCAAGTCCGCCAAGAGATCgaccgccgcatccaagagaAAGAGGAGGAATTCGAAAACACCCGCAAGAATCATCAACGCGCTCTCGACTCCATGCAAGCCTCCCTCGAAGCCGAAGCCAAAGGCAAGGCTGAGGCTCTTCGCATGAAGAAGAAGTTGGAAGCCGACATCAACGAGCTCGAAATCGCCTTGGACCACGCCAACAAG GCCAACGCCGAGGCCCAGAAGACCATCAAGCGCTACCAACAACAGCTCAAGGACACCCAGACCGCCCTCGAGGAGGAACAACGTGCCCGCGACGAAGCCCGCGAACAACTCGGCATCTCTGAGCGCCGCGCCAACGCCCTCCAGAACGAACTCGAAGAGAGCCGCACTCTCTTGGAACAAGCCGACCGCGCTCGCCGCCAAGCCGAGCAAGAATTGGGTGACGCCCACGAGCAACTCAACGACCTGTCCGCCCAGAACTCGTCTCTCTCCGCTGCCAAGAGGAAACTCGAGACCGAGCTCCAGACCCTCCACTCTGACCTCGACGAACTCCTGAACGAGGCCAAGAACTCCGAAGAGAAGGCGAAGAAAGCCATGGTCGACGCCGCTCGTCTCGCCGACGAACTCCGCGCCGAACAAGACCACGCCCAGACCCAGGAGAAACTCCGCAAGGCTCTCGAGACCCAGATCAAGGATCTCCAAGTCCGTCTCGACGAGGCCGAAGCCAACGCCCTCAAGGGAGGCAAGAAGCTGATCCAGAAACTCGAACAGCGCGTCAGGGAGTTGGAGAACGAATTGGACAGCGAACAGAGGAGACACGCCGACGCCCAGAAGAACTTGAGGAAATCGGAGCGCCGCATCAAGGAGCTGAGCTTCCAAGCCGAGGAAGACCGCAAGAACCACGAACGCATGCAGGATCTCGTCGACAAGTTGCAACAAAAGATCAAGACCTACAAGAGGCAGATCGAGGAAGCCGAAGAAATCGCCGCCCTCAACTTGGCTAAATTCCGCAAGGCTCAACAGGAGTTGGAGGAAGCCGAGGAACGTGCCGACCTCGCTGAACAGGCCATCGCTAAATTCCGCGCGAAGGGACGTGGGGGATCCGCCGCCAGGGGAGGCAGCCCAGCG CCCCCGAGACAGCGCCCCCAATTAGACGGCCTTACCTTCCCACCAAGGTTCGACCTGGCTCCTGAAAACgaattctaa